Proteins from a genomic interval of Nitrosomonas sp.:
- a CDS encoding glycoside hydrolase yields the protein MNHHSSTLDLVILWHMHQPDYRDSETREFILPWVYLHAIKDYTDMAHHLEMHPGIRLVINFVPVLLDQLEDYRQQFAESTIRDPLLRLLATPDLNQISMEDRTLILKSCFLSNHETMLKPYPAYQVLRNLYIDMQALGDKEMIYVSGQYLADLLMWYHLAWTGESVRRANKNVIELMSKGRQFSFEDRLSLFNLFGELISNLIPRYHKLAASGQIELSTTPHHHPLAPLLIDFNSARDSLPESVLPANIDYPGGRERVAFHVKSAVASHSKRFNIKPTGVWPAEGAVSDVFIQTLIENNMDWFASGQGVLANSLQKSYPNQPLPDHSTYLYQPYRFDTGNGSTLCFFRDDQLSDLIGFEYAKWFGRDAAENFIDRLEHIRHTTDNTISPVVSVILDGENAWESYPYNGYYFLNDLYELLEQHSTIQTFTFQSYIDKLKKNKTSIKPLPTLCAGSWVYGNFSTWIGDPDKNAAWSLLCAAKRTYDLVIQSQRLTKKEKEAASLQLASCESSDWFWWFGDYNSPTAVESFDQLFRKNLINLYQLLKIPAPANLLEPISHGSETASGASGTMRRAF from the coding sequence ATGAATCATCACTCGTCTACGCTCGATCTGGTCATACTCTGGCACATGCACCAGCCGGATTACCGCGATAGCGAAACGAGAGAATTTATCCTTCCCTGGGTATATCTACATGCCATCAAGGATTACACCGATATGGCGCATCATCTGGAAATGCACCCCGGTATCCGGTTGGTAATTAATTTTGTACCCGTATTGCTGGACCAGCTGGAAGATTATCGCCAGCAATTTGCCGAATCTACAATACGTGACCCGCTATTGCGATTGCTAGCCACACCAGATTTAAACCAGATCTCCATGGAAGACCGCACATTGATTCTTAAAAGCTGTTTTCTGAGCAATCACGAAACCATGCTCAAGCCCTACCCGGCCTACCAGGTATTGCGCAATCTTTATATTGACATGCAGGCACTGGGTGACAAGGAAATGATATATGTTTCCGGTCAATATCTGGCCGATCTGTTGATGTGGTATCACTTGGCGTGGACAGGTGAAAGTGTACGCCGTGCCAACAAGAATGTGATCGAGCTCATGTCAAAGGGTAGACAATTCAGTTTTGAGGATAGACTCAGCCTGTTCAACCTTTTTGGTGAATTGATCAGCAATCTCATCCCTCGTTATCACAAACTGGCAGCATCTGGACAGATCGAGCTTTCCACTACGCCACACCATCATCCGCTGGCACCGTTACTGATTGACTTCAATTCCGCACGCGACAGCCTGCCAGAATCGGTGTTACCTGCCAATATCGACTACCCTGGTGGTCGTGAACGGGTAGCGTTCCATGTAAAATCAGCTGTGGCGAGCCATAGTAAACGTTTCAATATCAAGCCGACAGGTGTCTGGCCAGCTGAAGGCGCGGTATCGGATGTTTTTATACAAACCCTGATTGAAAATAACATGGATTGGTTTGCCAGTGGGCAAGGAGTATTGGCTAACAGTTTGCAAAAATCATATCCCAACCAGCCCCTGCCGGATCATAGCACTTATCTGTACCAGCCCTATCGCTTCGATACCGGAAACGGCAGTACGCTATGTTTTTTCCGGGATGACCAACTATCTGATCTGATTGGCTTCGAATATGCGAAGTGGTTTGGGCGTGATGCTGCCGAAAATTTTATTGACCGGCTTGAACATATCCGGCATACAACAGATAACACTATCAGTCCTGTCGTCAGTGTCATTCTCGATGGAGAAAATGCCTGGGAATCCTACCCTTACAATGGCTATTATTTTCTGAATGATCTTTACGAACTGCTGGAGCAACACAGCACGATTCAAACATTCACCTTTCAGAGTTATATCGATAAGCTGAAAAAAAATAAAACTTCTATCAAACCATTGCCCACTCTATGTGCAGGTAGTTGGGTATACGGCAACTTCTCCACCTGGATTGGCGATCCAGATAAAAATGCTGCATGGAGCCTGCTCTGCGCTGCCAAACGTACCTACGATCTTGTGATACAGAGCCAACGACTGACCAAAAAAGAGAAAGAAGCAGCCAGTCTGCAACTTGCCTCTTGTGAAAGCTCCGACTGGTTCTGGTGGTTTGGTGATTATAATTCACCTACTGCAGTGGAAAGTTTTGACCAACTTTTCCGTAAAAATTTGATTAATCTCTACCAGCTTCTCAAAATTCCTGCGCCAGCCAATCTGCTGGAACCCATCAGCCATGGCAGCGAGACCGCCAGCGGTGCATCCGGAACGATGCGGCGCGCTTTCTGA